The Brassica napus cultivar Da-Ae chromosome C1, Da-Ae, whole genome shotgun sequence DNA segment tagaatgtttagagtagattaatatgtttccttgcttgattgagtgatcttaatgctaaACTAGAGTTGGCCATTCTGGTTTAGAACTCTAGACATTTCATTACCCGgaatgtgttcgatgaaatgtctgagtcAACTCAACATGCTTTTAGCTTACCctaccaaagggatttgatgtTAGGGGAGTTAGGAAAGTTGAATGATCCATTCTtaatgattgcttgattgacacaaaccaaaggaatttgatgtttgatcatgaGAGTAAATGAGCTTTTATCTTGGAAGAGAACTTACTTAGAATTGATATCTAGACTTAGGGGAATGTGTTGATTGAAACCTTGCTATTTTAGATTAAATCTTAGTCATCTGAAATCAAAATCCTATGCCCATGATTCCTCCTTTATCTATTTGATTGAAAGTTGCTTGTTAGTTATTCTTGAAACTTGTTAGTTTGATTGAATCACCTCATCTTATTGATTGCATTTAGCTTAATTGAAAACCTGAATTCTTTTTGATTCAAAACTCTTAGAAATGGATGACATCTTAATTACTATAATGATTTGATTATTGGACCCTTCAAAAGTCCATTTCATGAGCCTACCACAAATTTCAGTATGCATAAGCCAAACAAGTAACCAAGCAAAAAGTTTCTCAAATTTGTTAATATTGAATTTTCTCGAAAGCTTTCTGAAACTAAACAAATTCTTcctaaaattaacaaaaccaCACAGTTTCACAAGCACAAGCAAGTGATTAACAATGTCATAAGCAAAGTAACGAGCCTACCAAAGATATCAATATGCGTAAGTTTCAAGTGACTTAGGAGAATGTGTTGATTGAAATCTTGCTATTTTAGATTAAATCTTAGTCATCTGAAATCAAAATTCTATGCCCATGATTCCTCCTTTATCTATTTGATTGAAAGTTGCTTGTTAGTTATTCTTGAAACTTGTTAGTTTGATTGAATCACCTCATCTTATTGATTGCATTTAGCTTAATTGAAAACCTGAATTCTTTTTGATTCAAAACTCTTAGAAATGGTTTGACATCTTAATTACTATAATGATTTGATTAttggacccttgaaaagtccatTTCACGAGCCTACCACAAATTTCAATATGCATAAGCCAAACAAGTAACCAAGCAAAAAGTTTCTCAAATTTGTTAATATTGAATTTTCTGGAAAGCTTTCTGAAACTAAACAAATTCTTcctaaaattaacaaaaccaCACAGTTTCACAAGCACAAGCAAGTGATTAACAATGTCATAAGCAAAGTCACGAGCCTACCAAAGATATCAATATGCGTAAGCCAAACAAGTAACCAAGCAAAAAGTTTCTCAAATTTGTTAATATTGGATTTTCTGAAAAGCTTTCCAGAACTGAAACTAAACAAATCCTTCCTACAATTAACAAAACCACAGAGTTTCACAAGCACAAGCAAGCGATTAACAATGTCATAAGAAAATTCACGAGCCTACATAAGAGTCTTTTCAGAATAAATCTTACATCATTGTCAAGTTATTGTTCTACTGGTTTTGGATTGGATGGGGCCTCATTCGATGACTCAGTCTCATTCTGCAAAAATTAGGAAAGGATATCATGATTATgtacaaaagcttccaaaaCTACTTGAAAACTCCAAGTGTAAAACAAGATTTGAGCATATACGTGTTGTGTCATATTAGGGAGAAAAACTTGAGTCTGAGTCTGTGGAGACAATGGAGAGGCAAGTGTCGCATTCGATGGCTCTGtctttctacaaaaaaaaaaaaatcaggaagaCGATCATGATTATGTACAAAAGCTTAAAAACTACTTGAAAACTCCAAATGTAAAACAAGATTTGAGCATATATGTGTTGTGTCACATTAGGAGAAAAATTTTGAGTCCCAGTCTGTGGAGACAATGGAAAGGCAAGTGTTTCATTTGGTGGCTCTGTCTCATTCTGCAAAAAATCAGGAAAGTTATCATGATAATGTATCaatgcttccaaaacgttttGTTCTGACGAAATCAAGGTTTTGAGTTTAACAAATTGtattgagtttttgtttctaTGTTCAGATAGTACCAGAGAAGtgcaaatatgaaattttaagcCTTATCGACTAATTCTCTACACAACTCAGCTTAAGATACTATGATCTGAATGCTAACTTATTTTTATGTGTGCTCATAACaagaaaaaactataaattttagaggaacaaaagaattacAACATCGACACACACATGTTTGAAACAATATCATATCACCCAATCTACATGCATGACATAAACAGActaaaaattttgaatctgaACGAATAAAGCATTAGTCAAAGAAGAACTAGGAACATCAAAGATTCAAAATAGCTTACCAAAAAGCAAGGTCACgaactcttcttcttccataAGCCAAGTTCTGTAAATGAAAGTTCATGAGATTCCTTCTTTGTAATTCTGATGATTATGTTATCTTAGTTTGATTTGAACAACAAAACAAGCTCAAATCTATTATATGAAGAACTACAAAATGAAATCCCCAAATTTCaattcgaaaaccctaattgagattgaattttttctttgtaaaccACTGTCAATAAAGATTAAAACATACCGATACACAGCTCATTTCGTCGACATGGATAATCACCACTTCGTTTCTCGTCGGACTTCAAGAGCTCGTCGCCGGAGGTGACTCGTCGCTGGAGATTACTtcaccatatttttttttgttgagatAATATCACAGTTGAAAAAAAGGCATTATAGTCTTTAGCTCTGTTAATGAAGGCTATTATTCTGATTTCTAACTTGAGAGGCTACTTTTGAGACAATAGGTTAAAAATGGTTAATCAGAAGAAATGCCCTTAAagttttatattatgaaatgtCAACTTTCTTAAGAGAGTTTTAGACCTTTTACTAGAGATTTTTGTTCGCATAACTAAACTAACAATCAACGCCCTATACtactattactatatatatacacatgaaAATCCATATATATGTTGTCATGAttaatttatatactaaattttCATTATGAAACACTCTTTCTCTTCATCGGAAGCTCttacgtcgatcgatgttcacactAATCCACAAATCAAAATATCTAATTCTCTATGGCCGATATCTTAAATTAACAGTAATAATCAATAAAATGTCTCCAGCTGGACAACAACTTTGTTAGGATTTTGTAGGATTTTGATTCTTAATTAAATGCTCTTTGCCAAACCTCCTCTATAGATAACTAGATGAGGTTTAGATACATCTGACGTTTATATCTTTGGGAAGATGCAACTCATGCTCCATGTAGGACTAAATTTTACTCTGTTCAATTAAACTACATGCATGTATAATTATTTCAGTTGCCTTTTAATTTGCGTTGGCAAATTCTGAAATTAAATCCTAAGAGCACGATTAATGCGGGTCTCCTATGGTAAAGTTTTTAGCGTAATATAAAACACTTCTcttagtttttaactaaaaaaaactaaaagacatcttttatatttcttatttaagagacgtttcttagtttttcttagttaaaagctaagataCGTATTAGGCTAACAACTTCACCCTAAGCACATGCTTTAAGCAACCAAACCTacacaaaaatctataaataggaACCCTCACCTCCCAAACGATTCACCCAACACTCATCTCCAATcacacaccaaaaaaaaaagtaaagaaagaGAAGCTTAATTAGCATTTTCAAAACATGGCTTCAAAGAACATCACCATAGCTCTCTTCCTCACCATCAACCTCGTCTTCTTCGGCTTTACCATGGCCCAAGCTCCCGGGCCTCAAGCTCCGATATGTCCCAGAAGCTCAACCCAGGTCCAAGCTTGTGTCAACAGGCTTACCTCTATCGTGGGTCTTAACGTTCTACCGCTGACGCAATGCTGTTCTCTAGTGGCTGGACTTGCCCCCTCTGTGGCCTCTGTCTGCATCTGCAATGCCTTAAAACTGTCAGTTCTCGACATTCTGGGTATCACTGTGACACTTGGTCAGGTTCTTGGGTCCTGCGGTGTTTCTCCCCCAGCTAGTTTCATATGCGCCTAATTTTCTCTTACAAGACACCTGTTCCGTCGGATAATAGTGGTGCAAGTATGCTTCTCTAATAATTATTTGCGTGTTAGCAATATCTATATGTTGTTGAAAATAAAGTGAAACATGTGTACTGTTTTTACATGTTTCGTTGTTAACTATATATGTTCTTCAATTTATATTTCCGGCCGTATGTTGTATCTCTTGGttcagatgaaaaaaaaaaatatatatatatatatatatatatataatccttttatgtttattttattttggttatctAATGGCAGTTAAATTTCAAGTATTATTAACCAGGTCAGATCGTtgctcaagaaaaaaaaaagaagaaaaaaccagGTCAGATCGGAACCGAAATAATCCACTATAGATCAGTCTTTTCCCAAAAGGTTTTGGGCCTAAACTATAATATCTTTGTCAGAGTTTTGGCTCATTGATACATATTCTAGGCCCTTCAGGCCCGACAAATCTGGGTATTCCTCTTTTCTCCCTCGTGAAGGATACTTTCACGTCTGAATTGGCGAGATAACAAATACTGCAAGATCAGGGAAACAGCTTCAGGTATTAACCTACACTTCTTCCATTAGCCGGTTATATGTGTGTGACCAACCTACTTGGCAAGTGGAGGACCGTAACTGGAAGACGTTTTGTTCATAGGACATATGGGATGCGACTCGTGACTCGTGAGGTGCCATGATATTCTCAAATTTAATCTGGGACAAGGCTAGTATCATAATATGCATACACATAGTTTCCTTTCATTACAAACTTTTACAAATTATTGTTCAACTGTTCATATACCAGTTTAAACAGTTAAAACTATTTTCTAACGGTTCCTGCGAGCATAAACGTCTTGTAGACGATGGTTCGAACCAGCTCGGATCCACCCCAGGCCATCTCGAGCTCTTTCACTACATCTTCCGACAACAACTCAACTCCTTTTTCCTTAGCCGCGCCAATAGCAGACCACGACCGCACCATCCGCAAGAATCCTTCAAACGACACCGTCCTCTTAATCTCCAGCTCCATGGGCTTACCCTCAGAGCCCAGGCCCACGCTCTCGAACGGAAACGGCAACGATTTGTAACCGTCCACAACATACTGACACTCAGGGAACTTAAAATACGGCAACGCTTTCTCGGTAAACCGAGCCATCACCGGGTCGAACTCGGGACTCACCGCCATTTCCGTGGTGTAGCTCCACACGGCGATGATCCCTCCCGGTTTACGGAGGAGACGTTTCGCGATCGCGTAGAATCTCGGGAGATCGAACCAGTGTACGGCGGTGGCCACCGTTATTAGATCCACGGAGTTCTCTCCTCCGATCAGATCCACCATCTCGTCTTCCGTCATCGACGACGGCGTGTGGTGGTAAGTTACTTTCCGATGCGGTTTCCCCAGATTTATCATCGTCTCGCTCACGTCCGTCGCGATGACTCTGTCGTAGTGCTCCGCGATCTGGCGAAAACCGTTATAAAATCAGAGAttggaaataaaaaaatgtgagaTAGGGAAGGTGATACATACGCCGGTTGCGGCTTGGCCGTTTCCGGTTCCGGCGTCCCAGGCGAGGTGGTGATGGTGAGAGAGAGCGGCGAGCTTGGAGTACCAATCGGCGGGGTAAGTGGGGCGTGCGTCTAGGTAGATATCTGCTTCATACTCAACGactgacatttttttttggtttcttcttcgCCTTCTATTATTACTGGTTCATTGTTTCAGACTCTTGCTTTTATAGATGAGATGATTGCGAAGTTCGATTTTGCTACTTCCTCGTTTCAAAGTGTTGACTTTGACGGGGATGGTTTGATTGGTTAATTTGTTTCCGGTTTGCTATTGGTTTTCCATCCCTTTTTGGTTAAGTATATAATTGAAGCAACTCTGGATTCTGGATTTGAAGGAAAGGGTCTTTGCCTGAATTTATTTAAAccctcatatttttttttttaattaaatacaaATGAACCAACAACCTAACATTAATCTCAACTATTTAACGAGAGAGATGCGGAAAGAAAGAGACAGAGAGATAAGACTCTACAGAGACACTCTACCAAAAGGAGATGAGACATTACACATcctcacccaaaaaaaaaaagtattataacCAAAAGCATTTCTGATATCCTCTTGTTCTCTGCCCTTCCtttcaaacagaaaactaagcCAAGAAGTTGGCTTTTGATACTACTTCCCATGTCGAGAAAACGTTTCTTCTGTGTAAAATAACTCCAATGTTGTCCGATGCAAATCTTCTCTTAACCAGAGACTTCaaagcaataaaaaaaaattaatcaaaaaaaaacttaccttCTTGTTTCGGGTTCTCTATTAAAAAACTACAAGGGATTATATTATGTTTAGCTGGTTACAACTTACAAGATTTTGTAGGGTGAGTAATGTTACCTGAAAATGGAACTTAAAGGGCTCTTTTTAAGCAGAATCAGCTAGCTGCTCTTCCGTGAACTCGCCGAAGATGTTTGGGCAATCATCCCACTTCCTGTGTCCTCTTGCTTCCCAGTAACCGCCCGTGTACTTGAAcgtttcattttctccttgttTCTCGAACCATCTCGGTCTCCACCCGCTTTCCTGAAGTTGCCTCGACTGCATAGAAACCAGAGACCTTAAAACATAACTTTCAAAACGACAATTCATGGACCAGTGAAATGTTAAAGGTGACGTACCATTCTTTGCCTTCTTTCTAACCGTTGTTTCTCTAAGTTGGCCTTCTCATATTCACCATTCTCCAGATGCCTTTGGTCTGGTCTTAGCCTTGAGTCTGTGGGAGGAAGCATCTCCTAAATTCATGGATCAAATTTACACAAGATTAGCAAATgctataagaagaaaaaaaagaaaaagaatagacATAGCATGTGTagaagaaacaagaatcaaGATTATATCATTTTAACAATACCTTCAAACCAGGTGTTAGCTCGTTCAGTGTAATAGCAAATGAAGTTAAGTTGTATCTAGTCACATTAGGCGGTGGCTTGGTCCTTCTCCACAGCAACGAGGCATTTGATGCAGGATCGCTGACTTTCGTCTTACTGACTCCATCGCCAGCAACATAGTAAAGACTATCATCCCATTTACCAAATACTGTTGCAGCTTTTTTCCCAGCCACGTCTTCTACAAAACCATTTACCTACACAACGTACACTTGTTCACATAAGTGTTGTTTCAAGTACATTAGATTATATATCATTGTAACTCACCTGGTGTGGATTTCTCTCAAGAATGGATTGTTCCTTAAACTTGAGAGTACAAGAATACTGGCGGTTCCCACGGATTTGCATCACTCCATGATGGTCACAGTAGAGTTTACCtaatattatattgtatatagtcGATGTTACCTAATAACAAAAACCATTATAAAGTTATTTCAGAGCCAGAAGAcagcaaaagtgactcaaacgTAGTAgtttatatctttatatatacctTGCTCCATTGAAATACTTCTCCATCATCAAACTCCAGAGTCAAAACTCCAACAGGTTCCACTTGAATAGATCTCCCCCAAAACTTTGACCTGAGGTTAGTGTCACCCCAGAACCTCCACCCTTTACCTTCACAGTGGTTGGCGATAACAGTTGGATGGTGACtcacctaaaaaaaaaagaatgatattCCCATAGTCTTGAGTAAAAATTCTTACATTTACACATTCTAACTTTAGTGTTGAAAGAAGTACCTTCTCAGAGAAGAAACGTATTCCCTTTTCAGGAAAGTCAGCTTCATATGTTTCTCCAAGCAAAGGGTTGAAGGGCTTACAGTGTCTGCCTTCAGTGGAAGCATAGCCAGAGACCGCAAAGGCAGCAACGTTCAAGGCTCTTAGCAGACCGTTCCCCTAGTAATCCAACAACATAAGAGAGTGTAGTGTAGCAATTACAAGTAAAGAGAGTTTGTTTTCACTTACAGATTTGCCATGTTCATATGCTCGGTCCAGAAGATAAGAGTACTCCAAGTCTTCAAAGCATTTCTGGAGGGATGATATTGGTTCGTTGAAATAGACAGGGAGGCAAACTCGGGTGAGATCTTTTCCAACGTTGTCTTTGATCATAGACCAAAGACTTACAGCTTTCTCTTTTTCAGCTGGATCAGGAAGTTTTGTTCTTCTCTTGATATCCGCGTATCCAGAGTTATTAGGTAGATTGGATCCAGAACCAATGTTGGGTTCGTTGAAGTACTCCTTTGTGTCGTGGAAGGAAGGCTCGTCTTCTTCAGACACATCCTCAAACTCTTGTTTATCATCAGATGAAGCAGTTGTGCTGCATTCTAGAAACCAAATAATGTCAAGCCAAACACACAAAGGAAGCCTAACCAATTGTACAAGATCAATGCTTTAGAGCATGTACCACTATACTTTCCACGTCCAAGGCTTGAATGGATCCCTGGTGCTCCAGCTTCGAGATTAGCTTCCTACACAAAACAAAACTCACATTACTTAGTAGCTAACATGATTAAAATACTGATAAGAAGCATGGTAGATGCCAGTCTAATTGCAAATCAGACCATAGAACATTCAAGATATggataaaattaagtttttatatatattaagtatataCCTCAAGCTGCCTCAGTGCGTCAAACAAATTCGTTCGTTCGTCATGAAGTAGTTTGATTTGTCCATGCATTTCAGAAAACTCTGATAGCATGATCTGCTCGCAGTCTTTAACGAGATTCTCGTTCATTCCAGCTTCTTGCAACCGTTTCTTTAACCTCTCCGTTGATATAGACAAATCCTTTGGTGAGGTGAAGGAGAAATCCCCATTAAGTGACCGGAGAGGAAAAATGCATTTTGCAGATGCTAAAGCTTGTAACCAAGCTGCTCTATCACTTATAGAGTCAGTCCTCAGATGAAGAGTCTTGGTCGCTGTGAATATATAGAACTTCCTCTCATCAGACTTGCTTTCTCTGAAAGATGAAACCTGCTGGAGgaaaacatagaaaatatataaatctagtTACAAGCTCAAGTACTTAATCAAACCAATAAGAAGACAAAACAAAGTAGAGACCACAAATTCGTCCAACAACAAATCTGTTTCTGGATCAAAAATCTCAAAGATCCATCTTGTAAAAAGCAAAAAGGAccctaaaatttcaaaaactataTGCTCAACTTTGAAAAAAAGCTTGAAGTTGCAGATTGGAGATACAGGAACAAATCAAGCTGGGCCCATGAAGAGATCATTTTAGACTGGATAAGGCACGTTAGATTTTATATAGGTTGAGAAAGACAAAAGGTATTATTACCTATAAGCAAAAAATATCATAAGGTTATGTGGATAAGAGTATTTGGATTaagctaaatatttaaaatttgaaagttCAACAAAGAATATGCCTGTAGAAAAATTCAGAACAAGCCATCGTTTTCTCATTGTCAAGCAAGAAGCATGTCAAAACAggtcttttttataattggcTAGACCCCACCCTCCATTATTTCCAACAGACTTGTTCTAAGCACCAAAACATGTCTAACATCCAAGAAATAAACTCTATAATTAAACATATAGTAGAATAAAATATACACATAAGCCCATCACAATGAAATAATTTATGGTTAGAAGTCTTTTTATATAGTCAATGGGAATTCACAAGTAAAAGATGTTAATGAAAAGTTAAAATGGTTATTATACCCTTTAAGGCTTTTAACTCAAGTACCATTGCAagacaaatcaaatcaaatcacatGCAAGTGCAAATTGTCCAAAATTCAATAGACTTGTTTTAGTTATGCAACTGAAGAAAAATATCATAGTTCCAGTGACTAAAATTGACATATATCTTTAATCTTCTTGGCCTCTTCTCAAAAAGAAAGAATCCAAATCTTTATTGACGGATGGCAAATGGGTTATAACTTATAATCTTGAAAAACcaatagaaacaaaaaaaaaagaagaagttagaAACTGAACCTAACACATAAAAACACTAATAAGAAACCAATTTGACCACTGAACAAAACCCTAAAGGTACAGAACACCAGATTGTAGCAACCAACAAAAGTGTTTAAAGTTTTGAAAACCAAACAAGCACCTGTTGATGTGACCCACTAAGAGATTAACAGCAAGTTCAAAGCTGGCATAAAAATTTAATACCAAAcagattaaatattaataaaaaaaaaaaaaaaaaaaaaaaatcaaatttagggtttttattattttccgtCAAAAGAACATAAATGAACAACTCTATAAACCGCTGGTTATTTTTCTCAAACTATGAGTGGTAAAAAGGCTTCTCCTTTTCCCAGAAAGagatgtaaaaaaaacaaacacttcaatcaataaaataaaatctggAGTTCTTCTCAATGTATATATACCTTAAGATGAACAATGCCGACGCTTTTCTCCTGTTTCCGGCGACCACTGCAACTATCCATCCTCGAGAGACGATCAGCGGAGATATTTCCAATGAGCCTCACGTCGTCTGAGGAAGAGAGTAGATTCAGATTCTCCGGTCGCCGGATCTTGGAGTAAGACAAGATTCCGTCGCGGAGGAGGAAGTATCTAGATCTCCATCCTTTGCTGAAGTTTGTCCACTTGTATAAGATCCCAGCCACCGATCCAGCCGAGGCCAGGCTCCTCCGGTTGGATCCACCGGTTAGCGACGTCGCCGGAAGACTCCTCGACCTAGTTAGATTCGTGACCGGCTGCGGCGGCGGTTTGTTATCATCAAGCGCGTGTGGACTCTCCAGAGTGATGCAGCAGAGAGGATGCAGCTCCTTCACCcgcatttttgttttttttcaatcgCCGATCACTCCGAGGAGGTGACTCCGATCACAGACTTAGAAGCACATTCATCtctgagtgtttttttttatctgaattaaaaaaaaattaataaagagATCGAAGAGAGTGGTAGATGGAAGCATGCATATTTGGGGGATAAGATcgacttgaagaagaagaagaagaataaagaaCCTGAAGCTCTGAAACTCAGATTTCTCAGAcaagagaatcagagagagagagagaggttgttGCTTTAATGTGAGACTGCGTAAGCTTTCAACCCAACTATAAAGGCTTTATGTAATACATTTACATATATAGGTCTCTGGTGGATATGTATATAATGTATGTTATGtgtatatatgatgatgatgatggtgaatgAGAAAGATGTTGGGGGTGGTTTTAGATTGTAATTTCCAAATATTGAAAAGGATATGAAAGGAAATAAACATGACTTCTTTTTCATTAATTTGTATCCTTAATTAGATAATTTGTCCTTAATTAGATACTCTtacaaagtgtttttttttttaatttaaatcagAAGATAGGTCCACAACATTAATCACATAGTTTGATTTCAAGCAATCAAGGTCGCTGACAGTTACACCATGATTACAGTTCAACAAACTATTTGGTAAAATGTGGTAAAAAACACtttgtaatatttaatttacctttttatcttattttatacGTTATATCACATATTATATCGTtaataaaacatcatatataatataaactagTCAAAATATTAAGTTACCAAACCTTACTAATCAGATTTACTGTTATTTTGTTCTcttatcaacaacaacaaatttAAGTATCATTGAGGACAAACACGGGCATATATGGCCATGGTTAAAACTGTTGTTAGTAATCCAAATCAGGCAATGATAACTTTATAAAAAGGAAGATtccattagtttatttttaataaatttatatgatattgGGAATGTGGGATGATAGGCTGTCACTTGTGAAAAAAAATggataaaatgtaaaatggAAATTGACAATAGCAAACATAACTATGATATATTCATTCTGACGTGTagataatttttcattttagaaCTCACCCAGAAGAAAATAGTAACGTTAATATTTTTTGGCAAATAAATGTATAATCTAATCTGAATATGTTTATGCAATCATTACTATATAGTACaatattgaattttatttaccaaaaatagtataatattatGAAGTGACATTCTAAATActgtaatttatattatctactccaatgtaatatatataactcTTACAGGAAATTAGTAAGTCCGTAGGGTAAACGAAAATAGGttttttcaagaaaagaaaaaagaagaacattATAATCATTCATTTCCTCGTATTTTGTTTGCCGAAAGTGACTTATCAGCGAGGGGAAATAAATTACTAAGTTAAATTACAAAACCGTACATCAAGGCAAAACCCACTTTAGTTTTGGAATAAGGTAAATTACCAAGTTACCGAGAGTTTCATCTTAGATTTTTGGTCGGTAAAAAAGGTAATGACAAATTGACAAGGCTCTCttcgcaaaaaaaaattaataactcataggattttttttgttgaacaaAGACTCATAGAATTTAAGAAAATTGGGCTGGATAACCatgaaataaaacataattaaatatctaactAAAAAACACTTTCCATTATtactataatatatactatattactTTTACTTGCCGGTTAATAAGTGTATACATTTCTTCTTTTACATCTATCTACCATCATTACTATTTCTTTCAATCTACTATCACTTTCCGTAAAaaccaatttaattatttggGTCTCTATCTGTCACCGTAACTATTGTCATCATTTCTTTTACTTATTAACCAAATTTATTATCttcgttttcatatttttgtcaTTACATCTTTCAGAACAGCCACCATCTTTTTGATATCAGTCACCACTTCTTCCGCCATAATCACCACCACTCGTATATACTCTAAGTTCTCAATTGTACTATGATATTTGAAACAAAATGTATTATACTACTTGGTTGTtactattctattttaataataattcatattatattatgtattgtgtgtatattttgatatttaggttatgatttatatttctatttagtgatagtgttttgggtttagtCTATGGAAATTTTGGGTTGATATTGGTATAATCATTACATTTTTTCTTGTAATCagacattttaaaatttgaccaatatgtactatgttattttgtttcttcctattatattttgataatgcTTCATATTATGTGTTATGTgcatatttttgatatttgtattagggtttatatttccttttagggtttaatgattagtgttttgggtttagtttaaTGAAAAGTTTGGGTCGACACTGAGGTAAGCACTATCTTATTTTCTGCAATCATAGACCtttcaaaatttaaactatatgtACTATACAATTTGTTTGTTACTAttctaatttaataatattttatattatatattatttgcatattttgatatttagattatgatttatattttcttttatagttTAGTGATTAGTATTTTAAGTTTACTTTATGAAAGGTTTGGATGTTCATCAAActatttaataatttcattaatatgaaCTATACCAGTTA contains these protein-coding regions:
- the LOC106437616 gene encoding oxysterol-binding protein-related protein 2A isoform X1, with translation MRVKELHPLCCITLESPHALDDNKPPPQPVTNLTRSRSLPATSLTGGSNRRSLASAGSVAGILYKWTNFSKGWRSRYFLLRDGILSYSKIRRPENLNLLSSSDDVRLIGNISADRLSRMDSCSGRRKQEKSVGIVHLKQVSSFRESKSDERKFYIFTATKTLHLRTDSISDRAAWLQALASAKCIFPLRSLNGDFSFTSPKDLSISTERLKKRLQEAGMNENLVKDCEQIMLSEFSEMHGQIKLLHDERTNLFDALRQLEEANLEAGAPGIHSSLGRGKYSECSTTASSDDKQEFEDVSEEDEPSFHDTKEYFNEPNIGSGSNLPNNSGYADIKRRTKLPDPAEKEKAVSLWSMIKDNVGKDLTRVCLPVYFNEPISSLQKCFEDLEYSYLLDRAYEHGKSGNGLLRALNVAAFAVSGYASTEGRHCKPFNPLLGETYEADFPEKGIRFFSEKVSHHPTVIANHCEGKGWRFWGDTNLRSKFWGRSIQVEPVGVLTLEFDDGEVFQWSKVTSTIYNIILGKLYCDHHGVMQIRGNRQYSCTLKFKEQSILERNPHQVNGFVEDVAGKKAATVFGKWDDSLYYVAGDGVSKTKVSDPASNASLLWRRTKPPPNVTRYNLTSFAITLNELTPGLKEMLPPTDSRLRPDQRHLENGEYEKANLEKQRLERRQRMSRQLQESGWRPRWFEKQGENETFKYTGGYWEARGHRKWDDCPNIFGEFTEEQLADSA
- the LOC106437616 gene encoding oxysterol-binding protein-related protein 2A isoform X2 — encoded protein: MRVKELHPLCCITLESPHALDDNKPPPQPVTNLTRSRSLPATSLTGGSNRRSLASAGSVAGILYKWTNFSKGWRSRYFLLRDGILSYSKIRRPENLNLLSSSDDVRLIGNISADRLSRMDSCSGRRKQEKSVGIVHLKVSSFRESKSDERKFYIFTATKTLHLRTDSISDRAAWLQALASAKCIFPLRSLNGDFSFTSPKDLSISTERLKKRLQEAGMNENLVKDCEQIMLSEFSEMHGQIKLLHDERTNLFDALRQLEEANLEAGAPGIHSSLGRGKYSECSTTASSDDKQEFEDVSEEDEPSFHDTKEYFNEPNIGSGSNLPNNSGYADIKRRTKLPDPAEKEKAVSLWSMIKDNVGKDLTRVCLPVYFNEPISSLQKCFEDLEYSYLLDRAYEHGKSGNGLLRALNVAAFAVSGYASTEGRHCKPFNPLLGETYEADFPEKGIRFFSEKVSHHPTVIANHCEGKGWRFWGDTNLRSKFWGRSIQVEPVGVLTLEFDDGEVFQWSKVTSTIYNIILGKLYCDHHGVMQIRGNRQYSCTLKFKEQSILERNPHQVNGFVEDVAGKKAATVFGKWDDSLYYVAGDGVSKTKVSDPASNASLLWRRTKPPPNVTRYNLTSFAITLNELTPGLKEMLPPTDSRLRPDQRHLENGEYEKANLEKQRLERRQRMSRQLQESGWRPRWFEKQGENETFKYTGGYWEARGHRKWDDCPNIFGEFTEEQLADSA
- the LOC106437616 gene encoding oxysterol-binding protein-related protein 2A isoform X4; the protein is MIKDNVGKDLTRVCLPVYFNEPISSLQKCFEDLEYSYLLDRAYEHGKSGNGLLRALNVAAFAVSGYASTEGRHCKPFNPLLGETYEADFPEKGIRFFSEKVSHHPTVIANHCEGKGWRFWGDTNLRSKFWGRSIQVEPVGVLTLEFDDGEVFQWSKVTSTIYNIILGKLYCDHHGVMQIRGNRQYSCTLKFKEQSILERNPHQVNGFVEDVAGKKAATVFGKWDDSLYYVAGDGVSKTKVSDPASNASLLWRRTKPPPNVTRYNLTSFAITLNELTPGLKEMLPPTDSRLRPDQRHLENGEYEKANLEKQRLERRQRMSRQLQESGWRPRWFEKQGENETFKYTGGYWEARGHRKWDDCPNIFGEFTEEQLADSA